The Rhea pennata isolate bPtePen1 chromosome 5, bPtePen1.pri, whole genome shotgun sequence nucleotide sequence CATGTCCTCTACTGAGAGAAGATGCCCTTGAAGCGGACCTTGTCCTCCTTGTCCTTCTCGCGCAGGCGGGCTTCCAGGCTCCGCAACTCCTTGGCCACGATGGAGCGCAGTGAGGGGTCAAGCGCCAGCACCTTGGCAAAGTCAGCCTGTGCCTCCGCCACGTTCCACACTGCCGCATGCGCCTTGCCCCGCTTGAAGTAGGCCTTGACGTTGTCTGCAAGGAGAGAGCTGCTGGGCCGGCACAGCGTGAGGGCGCTCCCCAGCCTGCCACGGTTCCCACACAATCTCTCCAGCACCTGCTTGTCCCATGGGAACCCACTGCAGCCGGCTGTGCCAACCCACGGCTCCTTACCCTCATACTTGTTGAGAATGGAGGAGCAATGATCCAGCACCTCGTAGTATTCCTGGCACTGCAGCTTGCACTGGCAATAGTTTAACAGCAGTGGTGTGATCTTCTGGTCGAGCTCAATCCAGTCTGGAGAGCCAGGCTGTTCCTGCCCAGCAGAAGGACAAAAATGAGGGGAAAGAGTGAGGCAAAGCTCCCAAGGGTGATAGTGGGGGGCCTGTGTGTGGGGCAGGGTAATCCACAGAGGGACTGGGGACTCTCACCTTCATCTGCAGGTTCTTGAGGCAGGCGATGGCATCATAGTACTTGGCGGCTGCCTCATGCACTTTGCCCTGCCGGTACAGTTCATTGCCCTCTTTGTGGATCAGGGGTACAGCCTGCAGCTTCTCCTCGTCCGTCATGGCCCAGGGGTCCTGCTGGTATGAGCCGGGCTCCTCTACCTGCCAGCACCACATCACAGAAGAGACTGTCCCCACAAGCTGCCACACTGCTCCCATGGCAGAGGGAGAATCCCGGGCACCTGGATCCTCCACCCTAGGAAGGGCCAAGCGTGGTCTGGTCCAACCACTATTGCCTGTGCAATGGTCGGGAGAACCTCGATCACCCTTGCCACCTCTGGGGTCCCACACTTGGCAGGCAGTGCCGCAGAGCCCCATGATGTCTCGTGGGCCCACCGCTCACCTTGAGCAATTCAATGTCGAAGGTAAGGGGCTCGGGGTTCTTCTGCAGCTCGTCAAGGTCAGGGTAGCCAAGTGAGTGGTGCTCATGGAGCTGTGCGATGCCGCAGCAGTGCCGCTGCCCCTCCAGCGGGTCCTTCCCTGCTGCGATGTTGCGCAGGCTCTTGGACACCATGGGATACAGCACGACATGCTGCAGGGTGCGAAGTGCAGGGTACGGAACAGCCACCACGTCTACCCCGGGCGACAGGTGGAAGGCGCACGCCCCGGACGTATGTGAacaggccccgcccccgactcgggccccgccccccgggctCTTGccccctggccccgcccccctggccccgcccccggccccgccccgccgcgcaccTTGACGTCGCAGCGGAAGCGGGCGCGCTCTCCCGGCCGCATGGTGCGTAGCGCCGCCTCCCACACCGGCAGCTTGAACTTCTTGCCGGCGATGAGCTCCATGGGTTTCCCCCTCGCGCGGCTGTCGTCCAGGACCCGCTCCTCGGCCCCGCACCGCAGTGTCCGGTAGTGGAAGGTCGCCTGCGGGGCAGCGTTGGGGGGGCGCCTCGCCAAGGCTACGCGGcgacctccccccccccaaccccggccGGCGCATGCGCGCCtctcccagcccccccccccaccccctgccccccgccccccgcctccgccgcccggcgccgaCCTTGGTGCCGTCTCGGAAGTCGGGCAGCGGGCCCGCGCCCTCGCGGATCAGCTCCTTGTGGACGCCGTCAGCCCGCAGCTGCTCGACCTGCTGCGCCATGatcccccgccgccgctgccgccgccgccgccgcgcgcctccTCGGGCGGCGCCGCCGATGCTCGGCTCTTTCCGGAGAGCTGTgcccgctccgcggcggcccctggcggcggcgggcgcgcaccgccggcggccccctggggcggcgctgccggggcggagccgccgcccgcccgcggccccgcgcgggggaAGCGCCCTCAGGACGTGCTCTGCGTCTGCCCCGGCCGCCTTCGGGGACGGCAGCGCGCCCGAAGCCCTGACCCCGGCGCTGAGGCTCCAaaaccgtttttttttttttttttttaatagaaaagagagaaaggcacACTGGAAGCACACGTGAACTCGGGCAGCACCCAGAGGCCCGTGTGGGAGGGACGATGGAGGTGGTTCTCCTAGTCACAGGCCTGAGCGGGCGGGCGGTCAGGTGGGCCATCCCCTCCGTGGCGGGGCTGTGG carries:
- the AIP gene encoding AH receptor-interacting protein isoform X1, yielding MAQQVEQLRADGVHKELIREGAGPLPDFRDGTKATFHYRTLRCGAEERVLDDSRARGKPMELIAGKKFKLPVWEAALRTMRPGERARFRCDVKHVVLYPMVSKSLRNIAAGKDPLEGQRHCCGIAQLHEHHSLGYPDLDELQKNPEPLTFDIELLKVEEPGSYQQDPWAMTDEEKLQAVPLIHKEGNELYRQGKVHEAAAKYYDAIACLKNLQMKEQPGSPDWIELDQKITPLLLNYCQCKLQCQEYYEVLDHCSSILNKYEDNVKAYFKRGKAHAAVWNVAEAQADFAKVLALDPSLRSIVAKELRSLEARLREKDKEDKVRFKGIFSQ
- the AIP gene encoding AH receptor-interacting protein isoform X2, with the protein product MAQQVEQLRADGVHKELIREGAGPLPDFRDGTKATFHYRTLRCGAEERVLDDSRARGKPMELIAGKKFKLPVWEAALRTMRPGERARFRCDVKSLRNIAAGKDPLEGQRHCCGIAQLHEHHSLGYPDLDELQKNPEPLTFDIELLKVEEPGSYQQDPWAMTDEEKLQAVPLIHKEGNELYRQGKVHEAAAKYYDAIACLKNLQMKEQPGSPDWIELDQKITPLLLNYCQCKLQCQEYYEVLDHCSSILNKYEDNVKAYFKRGKAHAAVWNVAEAQADFAKVLALDPSLRSIVAKELRSLEARLREKDKEDKVRFKGIFSQ
- the AIP gene encoding AH receptor-interacting protein isoform X3, which codes for MAQQVEQLRADGVHKELIREGAGPLPDFRDGTKATFHYRTLRCGAEERVLDDSRARGKPMELIAGKKFKLPVWEAALRTMRPGERARFRCDVKHVVLYPMVSKSLRNIAAGKDPLEGQRHCCGIAQLHEHHSLGYPDLDELQKNPEPLTFDIELLKVEEPGSYQQDPWAMTDEEKLQAVPLIHKEGNELYRQGKVHEAAAKYYDAIACLKNLQMKEQPGSPDWIELDQKITPLLLNYCQCKLQCQEYYEVLDHCSSILNKQRQGLLQAGQGACGSVERGGGTG